GCTGTTGCTGCTTGCGTAGCAGGGAACGATCCGGAAAAGATGCTGAAGCTCCCGTTGCACGGCGAGAGGGTGGTGGTGGTCGCTGCTGATCAACGCATAGCTTACGAGCATGCAATTCGAGCAGTCGGTTGTACCGTCCTTCCGGTCGACCGTGTGTCAGACATAGACCAGCTGCTGCCTGAGAGCCCTGCGGGAATATGCGTCGTTGCCTCAGATATTTCGAAGTCCGTCGTGCCCTTCGAGGAAATTGCTCTGCGCACCAAGCAACTTGGAATTCCGCTGATTGTAGATGCGGCCGGGCAAGCCCCCAGATTTCCGAACGTTTGGCTTCGAAAGGGGGGCGATTTGCTGATTCATTCGGGCGGAAAGTATATTCGCGGACCGCAATCGACCGGGTTCCTACTTGGCTCGGAAAGACTATGTAGAGCAGCGTACCTGAATGGACCTCCTGGCCAATCATTTGGCCGGTCAATGAAAGTTGGTAAAGACGAGATCATTGGTGCTTACGTCGCGTTGGAGCGATGGGTAAAGGGAGGGGCTGCTCGTGCGATGGAAAGATGGCACGAGTGTATTGCGATAATGAAGCGCGAGTTTTTGAGCGTGCCTGGCCTCTCTGTCGAAGAGATAGAGCCAGACTCTGCATTCTGCAATCCACGAATAGCGGTTTCTTGGCGGGCTAAAACATTCCCAGTAAGCGCCGAGGTGATCGCCAAGAAGCTGGCTAGCGGGCGTCCGCGCATTGTGTTGCACGACTGTTGGCAGGGACCGCAACGGATCGTAGTCGATCCGACCAATCTGGCCCAATTCGAAGCCGAGATCGTTGGCCGCTCAATCGTTCATGCCATTTCAGAGCCTTTTGTTCCGCCAGCCGCACCACCGCACGAGGACTTTGAGAATGTAGCAGGAGCATGGCAAGTCTTTATCGAATTTCTACATGGTAGCACAGTTCACGCGTTCGTTCTGCTACAGGAGAGTCAAAACGTTACGGGCAAGCACATCGGTGCCGATGTCTCGAGTAACTGCCGAGGCCAGATAGTTGGACCGAAATTGAAGCTGGTTTCACAATTGCCGGGCGATCCCTTGGCCTTAGACTATGAGTTCGAAGGGACGCTTCGCGACGGCATTTTGACAGGGGTTGTTTACTTGGGTGCGTCCGCAGCCAAGTACAGCGGCCTTACCTTTAGGCGGCAATTCGGACGAGCGAGTTGGCGCGCCACGCGAACCCGAACAAGTCTCACCGTTGGCGGAAAATGTGCAAGTCGTCGGTAAGCGGTGCTCTGTCCGAGCAAACTGGAGATAATGAGGAAGTATCATCTTCGACGACAATTCAGCCCAGTTCATGCGCATACTGTTGATACGCGTGGACAAGCTGATTAAGGCGTATTTGGCCGCCTCGAAATGCAAGTGCAGGCCGGCCGCTTAACTATGTGTGCAGTGCAGACCACGGTTACATCGAGACCGCGACCGAGAAGGCGCATGGCGGCGGCACTACCATTGGCGCGACCAAAGATACCCATCCTCTCGTCGATCGGCTTGGATCGGCAGGAGACAGCCTTGGTTTCCACGCTCTTCGGCCCGTCACAGCTCGCAGTACGGCTATTTGCAGGGTCGCTTAGCGAGAGGATATCGCCTATTCAACTCACCATTCTGTCAGGCGTTATGCTCTCGTTGGCGACTGTCGCCATCGTGCTGGCGTCTCACTCTCGTCGGAATTATACTTTTCATTGCCTTCGTTGGGTTTAGCTCTGGTCTAAACAGCATCTGTCGTGGAAGCTTGCCGCTCTCTGTCTTCGGACCTGATGGGTATGGAGCACGAGTCGGGCTTATCACTGCTGTCCGATTGTCGACGGCGTCGTTTGCGCCATTCTTCTTTAATTTCATCAAAAGCAACTATGGCGTCAGGCTTGCCTTAGCTTCTTTAGCGGTCTGCGCAATAGCAAGCACGGTTTCATTCGCATTTGTGAGTGCCCGATCAAAGTGCGAACCAGGCCGTTGAGGAAGTCCGCTGATTGGCCTGACGGCGAGCCCGACGTGAGCCGGATCGTCAATAAGTGTCCGCCGCCTTAGATGAGCGATCGCTAGGGTCTGAGTTTGGGCTCATCAACCCCGCGCGCGCGACGTTAGCGCGCATTCTGGAGAGCCATCGTGTACGAGAGGGGCGCTCAGCTGAGCGGTCCAA
The genomic region above belongs to Bradyrhizobium arachidis and contains:
- a CDS encoding PLP-dependent transferase — translated: MTLDIDPDDAPHDELAAGQLFRDLGVEPIINCTGVRTSYGGCNPTPSVLAAMLASGRGFVVMDELAEAVGRKLATLTGAEWGLVTAGSAAAVSQAVAACVAGNDPEKMLKLPLHGERVVVVAADQRIAYEHAIRAVGCTVLPVDRVSDIDQLLPESPAGICVVASDISKSVVPFEEIALRTKQLGIPLIVDAAGQAPRFPNVWLRKGGDLLIHSGGKYIRGPQSTGFLLGSERLCRAAYLNGPPGQSFGRSMKVGKDEIIGAYVALERWVKGGAARAMERWHECIAIMKREFLSVPGLSVEEIEPDSAFCNPRIAVSWRAKTFPVSAEVIAKKLASGRPRIVLHDCWQGPQRIVVDPTNLAQFEAEIVGRSIVHAISEPFVPPAAPPHEDFENVAGAWQVFIEFLHGSTVHAFVLLQESQNVTGKHIGADVSSNCRGQIVGPKLKLVSQLPGDPLALDYEFEGTLRDGILTGVVYLGASAAKYSGLTFRRQFGRASWRATRTRTSLTVGGKCASRR